A single window of Vibrio gazogenes DNA harbors:
- a CDS encoding HEPN domain-containing protein, which produces MKTSLDHLPERKQHELALISAILRDTLEEYLVGKQGSKAEFRILKIILFGSHAKGGWVSDIPNGYVSDYDILVIVNKPSLVEEDLVWRRAEEQIDRKVKSAPLGLIVHTLKEVNEQLQKGHYFFTDIREQGILLYNANGKELAEPGNLTEEEHREIAQGHFDHWFTSSQQFLRSFEFSFHEQKWLNHSAFLLHQATERFFACTLLVQTNYLPKTHNIEKLKKYCAEQDLAFADIFPMDDKFHRRSFRRLQRAYIDARYSMHYEITEEELVYLQGEVEKLKGLVEQVCLTRLEV; this is translated from the coding sequence ATGAAGACTTCACTCGACCATCTTCCCGAACGTAAACAGCATGAACTTGCGCTGATCTCGGCCATTTTGCGCGATACGCTGGAAGAATACCTCGTTGGTAAGCAGGGGAGTAAAGCTGAATTTCGGATCCTGAAAATCATTCTGTTTGGCAGCCATGCCAAAGGCGGTTGGGTGAGCGATATTCCCAACGGCTATGTCAGTGACTACGACATTCTAGTGATCGTCAACAAACCCTCGCTGGTGGAAGAGGATCTCGTCTGGCGCAGGGCCGAAGAGCAGATCGACCGTAAAGTCAAAAGCGCGCCGCTGGGGCTGATCGTTCATACGCTCAAAGAGGTCAATGAACAACTACAAAAAGGTCATTACTTTTTTACCGATATTCGTGAACAAGGTATCTTGCTTTATAACGCCAATGGGAAGGAGCTCGCTGAACCGGGGAACTTAACCGAAGAAGAGCATCGAGAGATTGCGCAGGGGCATTTTGATCATTGGTTTACGAGTTCTCAGCAGTTTTTGCGTTCTTTTGAATTTTCATTTCACGAGCAAAAGTGGTTGAATCATTCTGCATTCCTACTCCATCAAGCCACGGAACGTTTTTTCGCCTGTACGTTACTGGTGCAGACCAACTACCTACCCAAAACCCATAATATCGAGAAACTGAAAAAATATTGCGCCGAGCAAGATCTTGCTTTCGCTGATATCTTCCCGATGGACGACAAATTCCACCGTCGCAGCTTCCGCCGCCTGCAACGTGCCTACATCGACGCCCGTTACTCGATGCATTACGAAATCACCGAAGAAGAACTGGTGTATCTGCAAGGGGAAGTGGAGAAGCTGAAAGGGCTGGTGGAGCAAGTTTGTCTGACGCGACTTGAGGTTTAG
- a CDS encoding COR domain-containing protein — protein MMSPFEHPGALRESNRLIEQALATGQNHLDLSQLNLRQLPPQLEKLSQQLTSLNVSGCRNLSSLFGIEGLSQLTSLDVSRCDNLSSLSGIEGLSQLTSLNVGGCSNLSSLSEIEDLSQLTSLNVGGCSNLSSLSEIEGLSQLTSLNVRECGNLSSLSGIEGLSQLTSLNMSWCKNLSSLSGIAGLSRLTSLNVSWCDNLSSLSGIAGLSQLTSLNMSWCRNLSSLSGIAGLSQLTSLNVGGCENLSSLSGIEGLSQLTSLDVSGCYNLSSLSGIEGLSQLTSLAVSWCDNLSSLSGIEGLSQLTLLNVKNLSSIEGLSQLTSLDVSGCDNLSSLSGIKGLSQLTSLNVRWCSNLSSLSGIAGLSQLTWLNVFGCDSLSSLSGIEGLSQLTSLNVGECDNLSSLSGIEGLSQLTSLNVFGCSNLSSLPGIEGLSQLTWLNVFGCENLSSLSGIEGLSQLTSLSVGGCSNLSSLSGIEGLSQLTSLNVRGCSNLSSLSWEVGEHIITQFPRLSILGRLPIEHVPVELTEDFNQRAVEDWYHDLQTSGYESPEALKVMLLGNGRIGKTQLARRLRGDSFDVSVPSTHGIQINQFTHKSGAQIHTWDFGGQDVYLSTHTMFIDKQAIYLLLWHPEAENTDLICCDQLTIRNKPLSYWLAYLNSLVGEQANVMVCQSQCDSPAQELPEPIPHPTPLKRLKRVACSAKAEDGLELFHAQFDRAVKYQLAVNGEIWLPKTWLKVRQLLQNHYDDGEKRMCFEQFEALCQASHVSAPYTLAKYLHQSGCVFFRQGHFNNDLILDQAWALQGVYLLLERDIALPQLRENQGKFSQETLRRLLWDNPENAGDEALFIKMMQQCGVCFEIEVNQYIAPDALPDKASISAQLIQIWQSAVPDIEIRLDYPFLHEATQRVILSRMGSIAKAAACYWRYGCCYFDSKHQVKVMLECFEIAESELTQEHIDSFSRPGHIRIHIAGAKGGELAEHLVDSIKETHALGAKPQVQWLKGAPKQEESMESRSSKEPFSEMGEAVQPPVPKVFFSYAWGAESDERQQRCDEIYQHIEQQAWLDVYRDKESMSIGDSIDKFERQIGRGDFIVLLISEKSLHSAHCMKEMGHIYQRCQRQKEEFVGRVIPVVLSDAKIDSLKDRLSIASYWKKECTELNAQVEELGAAIAGAESIKELEIMRSFLDSCVNTLKWVSDLVTERHPDLQVDATVELILKRIREA, from the coding sequence ATGATGAGTCCATTCGAACACCCTGGTGCCTTACGTGAATCCAATCGCCTCATTGAGCAAGCTTTAGCCACCGGCCAGAATCATCTCGATTTAAGCCAATTAAATCTCAGGCAACTCCCCCCACAGCTTGAAAAGCTCTCGCAGCAGTTAACCTCGTTGAATGTGAGTGGGTGTAGAAATCTGAGCAGTCTATTCGGAATCGAAGGTTTGTCTCAGCTGACTTCGTTGGATGTGAGTAGGTGTGACAACCTGAGCAGTCTATCCGGAATCGAAGGTTTGTCTCAGCTGACCTCGTTAAATGTGGGTGGGTGTAGCAACCTGAGCAGTCTGTCCGAAATCGAAGACTTGTCGCAATTGACCTCATTGAATGTGGGTGGGTGTAGCAACCTGAGCAGTCTGTCCGAAATCGAAGGCTTGTCGCAATTGACTTCGTTGAATGTGAGAGAGTGTGGCAACCTGAGTAGTCTGTCCGGCATCGAAGGCTTGTCGCAATTGACTTCGTTGAATATGAGTTGGTGTAAGAATCTGAGCAGTCTGTCCGGCATAGCAGGTTTGTCTCGGTTGACCTCGTTGAATGTGAGTTGGTGTGACAACCTGAGCAGTCTGTCCGGCATAGCAGGCTTGTCGCAATTGACTTCGTTGAATATGAGTTGGTGTAGAAATCTGAGCAGTCTGTCCGGCATAGCAGGTTTGTCTCAGCTGACCTCGTTGAATGTGGGTGGGTGTGAGAATCTGAGCAGTCTGTCCGGAATCGAAGGTTTGTCTCAGCTGACTTCGTTGGATGTGAGTGGGTGTTACAACCTGAGCAGTCTGTCCGGCATCGAAGGTTTGTCTCAGCTGACCTCGTTGGCAGTGAGTTGGTGTGACAACCTGAGCAGTCTGTCCGGAATCGAAGGTTTGTCTCAGCTGACCTTGTTGAATGTGAAGAATCTGTCCAGCATAGAAGGGCTGTCTCAGCTGACTTCGTTGGATGTGAGTGGGTGTGACAACCTGAGCAGTCTGTCCGGCATCAAAGGTTTGTCGCAATTGACCTCGTTGAATGTGAGGTGGTGTAGCAACCTGAGCAGTCTGTCCGGCATCGCAGGTTTGTCTCAGCTGACCTGGTTGAATGTGTTTGGGTGTGACAGCCTGAGCAGTCTGTCCGGAATCGAAGGCTTGTCGCAATTGACTTCGTTGAATGTGGGTGAGTGTGACAACCTGAGCAGTCTGTCCGGCATCGAAGGTTTGTCGCAATTGACCTCGTTGAATGTGTTTGGGTGTAGCAACCTGAGCAGTCTGCCCGGCATCGAAGGTTTGTCGCAATTGACCTGGTTGAATGTGTTTGGGTGTGAGAATCTGAGCAGTCTGTCCGGCATCGAAGGTTTGTCTCAGCTGACTTCGTTGAGTGTGGGTGGGTGTAGCAACCTGAGCAGTCTGTCCGGAATCGAAGGTTTGTCGCAATTGACCTCGTTGAATGTGAGAGGGTGTAGCAACCTGAGCAGTCTGTCATGGGAAGTCGGAGAGCACATCATTACTCAATTCCCAAGATTATCTATTTTGGGTCGTTTACCGATAGAGCATGTGCCTGTTGAACTGACTGAGGACTTTAATCAACGCGCAGTTGAGGATTGGTATCATGACTTGCAAACCAGTGGGTATGAATCCCCTGAGGCTTTAAAAGTGATGTTGTTGGGCAATGGTCGGATTGGAAAAACCCAGTTGGCCCGTCGTTTGCGCGGTGACAGTTTTGATGTTTCTGTTCCCAGTACCCACGGCATTCAAATCAACCAGTTCACCCATAAGAGTGGCGCACAGATTCATACCTGGGATTTCGGCGGTCAGGATGTTTATCTGAGTACGCATACGATGTTTATTGATAAGCAAGCGATTTACCTACTGTTATGGCATCCTGAGGCGGAAAATACAGACCTGATCTGTTGTGATCAGTTAACTATTCGCAACAAACCTTTGAGTTACTGGTTGGCCTATCTGAATTCTCTGGTCGGGGAACAGGCCAATGTGATGGTGTGTCAGTCCCAGTGTGATTCGCCGGCTCAGGAGTTGCCTGAACCGATTCCACATCCGACACCGCTGAAGCGATTAAAACGAGTGGCTTGTAGCGCAAAAGCCGAAGATGGGCTTGAGCTGTTCCACGCCCAGTTTGACAGGGCGGTGAAATATCAGTTGGCGGTCAACGGTGAGATATGGCTTCCTAAAACCTGGTTGAAGGTCCGTCAGTTGCTCCAAAATCACTATGATGATGGTGAAAAACGGATGTGTTTCGAACAATTTGAGGCACTATGCCAAGCCTCTCATGTATCGGCACCGTATACACTGGCAAAATACCTGCATCAGTCGGGCTGTGTGTTCTTCCGTCAAGGGCATTTTAATAACGATCTGATTCTGGATCAGGCGTGGGCATTACAAGGCGTTTACCTACTGTTGGAGCGAGATATTGCGTTGCCACAATTAAGAGAAAATCAGGGGAAATTCTCTCAGGAGACTTTGCGCCGCCTGTTATGGGACAACCCGGAGAATGCAGGAGATGAAGCACTATTTATCAAGATGATGCAGCAATGTGGCGTCTGCTTTGAAATTGAAGTGAATCAATACATTGCTCCGGATGCCTTGCCAGATAAAGCCAGTATTAGCGCACAGCTAATTCAGATATGGCAGTCGGCGGTTCCGGATATTGAAATCCGGCTTGATTACCCGTTTTTACATGAGGCGACCCAAAGAGTCATCCTGAGTCGGATGGGTTCCATCGCAAAAGCAGCCGCCTGTTATTGGCGCTATGGGTGTTGCTATTTTGACAGCAAACATCAGGTGAAAGTGATGCTGGAGTGCTTTGAGATTGCCGAATCTGAGTTAACTCAAGAACATATTGATAGCTTTAGTCGTCCGGGGCATATCCGGATCCATATTGCAGGGGCAAAGGGAGGCGAACTGGCTGAACACTTGGTGGATTCAATCAAGGAGACTCATGCGCTGGGGGCAAAGCCACAAGTACAATGGTTGAAAGGTGCACCGAAGCAGGAGGAATCTATGGAGAGTCGCAGTTCAAAAGAGCCGTTTTCAGAGATGGGGGAAGCGGTTCAACCACCTGTACCTAAAGTCTTTTTTTCATATGCTTGGGGGGCTGAGAGCGATGAGCGCCAGCAGCGATGTGATGAAATCTATCAACACATAGAGCAACAGGCTTGGCTGGATGTGTATCGGGATAAAGAATCGATGAGCATCGGGGATAGTATCGATAAGTTTGAACGACAGATCGGCCGTGGTGATTTTATCGTTTTGCTGATTAGTGAAAAATCACTTCATTCGGCGCACTGCATGAAAGAGATGGGGCATATTTACCAACGTTGTCAAAGGCAGAAAGAGGAGTTCGTCGGCAGGGTTATTCCTGTCGTGCTATCGGATGCAAAAATCGATTCACTCAAAGACAGATTAAGCATCGCTTCATACTGGAAAAAAGAGTGCACTGAGCTGAATGCACAAGTTGAGGAACTTGGGGCAGCGATAGCTGGTGCTGAGTCGATCAAGGAGTTGGAAATCATGCGTTCATTCCTCGACAGTTGTGTTAATACACTGAAATGGGTCAGTGACTTAGTGACAGAAAGACACCCGGACTTACAAGTGGATGCTACGGTTGAGCTGATATTGAAGCGGATTCGGGAGGCGTGA
- a CDS encoding LysR family transcriptional regulator → MEVEEIYRRDLNLLVALRILVEERSVSRAANRLNLSQSAMSRVLGRLRSLLSDPLFTRQGQYLIPTEKALSVNRALGEPLESLRQLLSPIDFDPRSCDQTFTIATTDYAMQTILPFALPRIYQEAPNVAFEFLPLQNEHLKDQLTYGRADLAICRPIHSIEALHYEILGRVGVLCLLSKQHPLANEQMGIDDYLRFPHAMIAISDGVKSLIEQALEDKPKRRMVLRAYHLEAALAIVDMMPLIITVPADLAYLVSERYDLIVKPLPFHFTPFDYSMIWHPRCEHSPAQEWLRSIVKEECGRLIAKRVEDMGLDEVRP, encoded by the coding sequence ATGGAAGTAGAAGAGATTTATCGCCGAGATTTAAACTTGTTAGTGGCATTACGGATTCTGGTTGAGGAGCGCAGTGTCAGCCGGGCAGCGAATCGTTTAAACCTCAGTCAGTCAGCAATGAGTCGGGTTTTAGGACGATTACGTAGCTTACTATCGGATCCTCTATTCACACGCCAAGGGCAGTATCTTATTCCTACAGAAAAAGCGTTATCCGTGAATCGGGCTTTAGGGGAACCGCTTGAGTCTCTTCGACAACTTTTGTCCCCAATCGATTTCGATCCTAGGTCTTGTGATCAGACATTCACGATTGCGACGACTGACTATGCAATGCAAACCATTCTACCATTTGCTTTACCGCGTATTTATCAGGAAGCCCCCAATGTTGCGTTTGAGTTTTTACCTCTACAAAATGAACATTTGAAAGATCAACTCACATACGGCAGAGCAGACTTAGCGATTTGTCGCCCAATTCACTCGATTGAAGCATTACATTATGAAATATTGGGTCGTGTCGGGGTGTTGTGTTTATTATCGAAGCAGCATCCGTTGGCGAATGAACAAATGGGGATCGATGACTATTTGAGGTTTCCCCATGCCATGATTGCGATCAGTGACGGGGTTAAATCACTCATTGAACAGGCATTAGAAGATAAACCTAAACGGCGCATGGTGCTGAGGGCATATCATTTAGAAGCTGCGTTAGCGATTGTCGATATGATGCCACTCATTATCACTGTCCCTGCCGATTTGGCATACTTAGTGTCTGAGCGTTATGACCTGATCGTCAAACCTTTACCTTTTCACTTTACGCCATTTGATTATTCAATGATTTGGCACCCTCGTTGTGAACATTCGCCTGCACAGGAATGGTTGCGAAGCATCGTAAAAGAAGAATGTGGCAGGCTAATTGCCAAACGAGTAGAGGATATGGGGTTGGATGAAGTAAGGCCCTGA
- a CDS encoding MDR family oxidoreductase: protein MFDALILNQEDKKTVATIEQLDESHLPEGEVLIAVDYSSLNYKDGLAITGKGKIIRNFPMVPGIDLAGKVLNSDDSRYQEGDSVVLTGWGVGENHWGGMAQKASLKADWLVPLPQGLNAKQAMMVGTAGFTAMLCVQALIDADIKPEDGTILVTGASGGVGSVAVTLLSQLNYKVAAVTGRVEQNGPLLEKLGASQIIDRSEFDEPARPLEKQVWAGAIDTVGSKMLAKVLAQMDYNSAVAACGLAGGFDLPTTVMPFILRNVRLQGIDSVSCPREKRIAAWEKIAQLLPTHYFEQACTEITLNEAPQYAEKITTGQTTGRVVIKL from the coding sequence ATGTTTGACGCTTTGATCCTGAATCAAGAAGATAAAAAAACCGTTGCAACTATCGAACAACTCGATGAGTCACATCTCCCGGAAGGTGAAGTGTTAATCGCTGTCGATTACTCGTCACTGAACTATAAAGATGGCTTGGCTATTACAGGCAAAGGCAAAATCATTCGTAATTTTCCGATGGTGCCCGGAATTGATTTGGCAGGAAAAGTACTCAACTCTGATGATTCTCGTTATCAAGAAGGTGACTCTGTTGTATTGACAGGTTGGGGAGTCGGAGAAAACCACTGGGGAGGCATGGCACAAAAAGCGAGCCTGAAAGCGGACTGGCTTGTCCCTCTTCCACAGGGTCTCAACGCAAAACAAGCCATGATGGTCGGCACTGCTGGTTTTACTGCAATGCTTTGTGTTCAGGCTTTAATTGACGCAGACATTAAACCTGAAGACGGAACAATTCTGGTGACCGGCGCAAGTGGCGGTGTCGGCTCTGTCGCGGTCACGCTGTTATCTCAACTCAACTACAAAGTCGCCGCTGTTACAGGTCGTGTAGAACAAAATGGCCCGCTATTAGAAAAACTAGGTGCCTCTCAAATCATTGACCGTAGTGAATTTGACGAACCGGCCCGTCCGCTAGAAAAGCAAGTCTGGGCAGGTGCCATTGATACAGTTGGCAGCAAGATGTTGGCAAAAGTATTGGCTCAAATGGACTATAACAGTGCTGTCGCGGCCTGTGGTCTTGCTGGCGGGTTTGATCTGCCAACAACGGTTATGCCATTTATTTTGCGTAATGTCCGCTTGCAAGGTATTGATTCGGTCAGTTGCCCACGTGAAAAACGCATTGCCGCATGGGAAAAAATTGCCCAACTGCTACCAACGCATTATTTTGAGCAGGCGTGTACTGAAATAACATTAAATGAAGCGCCACAATATGCAGAGAAAATTACCACGGGTCAGACAACTGGTCGTGTGGTGATAAAGCTTTAA
- a CDS encoding NADH-dependent flavin oxidoreductase: MAKLTDDIIFQSGGKLHNRIVMAPMTIQSAFFDGGVTEEMINYYAARSGDAGAVIVESAFVEKYGRAFPGALGIDTDSKITGLRKLAEGIKAKGSKAILQIYHAGRMANPEFNGGHQPISASPVAALRDNAETPLQMTQEQIEDMIERFGDAVNRAILAGFDGVEIHGANTYLLQQFFSPHSNRRTDKWGGDIEKRTTFPLAVLAKAKAVVQAHDKADFIIGYRFSPEEIEQPGIRFDDTMYLLDKLATCGLDYLHFSMGSWARNSIVTPEDLEPLINKYRHLQSDALAQVPVIGVGGIAQRSDADKAIEQGYDIVAVGKGFLVEPTWAEKALNSESCAEFADIAQQEALQIPTPLWEIMDYMIVDSAAEAIKHQRIKELQSIPIKFNAGEYTAYGRGHNDDLPVTVSFSEDKILNIFVDSSKESDGIANPAFERIPQQILDGQTLNIDVISGATVSSQAVLDGVANAVDLAGGNSEALRCKAREAVEWSTKTIEETVDIVVVGGGGAGLSATLTAMDKGKSVILLEKFPAIGGNTVRTGGWVNAAEPAWQGEFAALPGEKETLMQLANTPESEFVDEYLADFRTLKSQLDGYFTDIESGKQYLFDSVELHRIQTYLGGKRTDLNGESIYGQYDLVETLTSRSMESIDWLTEKGIDFDRSVVEIPVGALWRRAHKPKRQKGVEFVDKLSKRIQEQNGRIITDTRATDLMVEDGKVVGIKAVQADGTELILHVNNGVVMASGGFGANTQMIKKYNTYWKEIADDIKTTNSPALVGDGIEIGEKAGADLVGMGFVQLMPIGDPKSGALLTGLIVPPENFVFVNQQGKRFVDECGSRDVLSASFFDNGGLVYMIADENIRHTAANTSDETIEREIKEGTIIKADTIEELAEKIGVPAETLSNTIAQYNHCVEQGHDPEFNKSAFGLKVAQAPFYATPRQPSVHHTMGGLKIDTQARVIGKDGNVIQGLYAAGEVAGGIHAGNRLGGNALIDIFTYGRIAGANAANRV; the protein is encoded by the coding sequence ATGGCTAAGTTAACCGATGACATCATATTCCAGTCAGGAGGCAAACTGCACAACCGAATCGTAATGGCACCGATGACGATTCAATCTGCATTTTTCGATGGTGGTGTAACGGAAGAAATGATCAATTATTACGCTGCTCGTTCGGGTGATGCTGGTGCTGTCATCGTCGAAAGTGCGTTTGTTGAAAAATATGGCCGGGCATTCCCTGGTGCGCTTGGTATCGATACCGATAGCAAAATCACGGGGTTACGCAAGCTTGCTGAAGGCATTAAAGCAAAAGGCTCAAAGGCTATTTTGCAGATCTACCATGCAGGACGGATGGCGAACCCAGAGTTCAACGGCGGGCATCAGCCTATCTCTGCCAGTCCGGTTGCAGCTTTGCGTGATAATGCGGAAACGCCATTGCAAATGACCCAAGAGCAAATCGAAGACATGATTGAACGCTTTGGCGATGCAGTGAATCGAGCGATTCTTGCCGGTTTTGATGGGGTCGAAATTCACGGTGCAAACACGTATCTGCTCCAGCAATTTTTCTCTCCGCATTCAAACCGCAGAACCGACAAATGGGGCGGTGATATTGAGAAACGTACAACTTTCCCGCTCGCCGTACTCGCAAAGGCAAAAGCAGTTGTTCAAGCGCACGATAAAGCTGATTTTATTATCGGTTACCGATTCTCTCCGGAAGAGATTGAACAACCGGGTATCCGCTTTGATGACACCATGTATCTGCTCGATAAACTGGCGACATGTGGCTTGGATTATTTGCATTTCTCGATGGGGAGCTGGGCACGGAACTCGATTGTGACTCCGGAAGATCTAGAGCCGCTCATCAACAAGTACCGTCATCTACAATCTGACGCCTTGGCACAGGTGCCAGTGATTGGTGTTGGTGGTATTGCGCAACGCAGTGATGCTGATAAAGCGATTGAACAAGGGTACGACATTGTCGCCGTGGGTAAAGGCTTCTTGGTTGAGCCAACTTGGGCTGAGAAGGCGCTTAACAGCGAATCTTGTGCCGAGTTTGCCGACATCGCACAACAAGAGGCATTGCAAATCCCGACCCCATTGTGGGAAATCATGGATTACATGATTGTCGATAGTGCAGCCGAAGCGATTAAGCACCAACGAATTAAAGAGTTGCAGAGCATTCCGATCAAGTTTAACGCCGGTGAATATACAGCGTATGGCCGTGGTCATAACGATGACTTACCTGTGACAGTCTCTTTCTCTGAAGATAAGATCCTCAATATCTTTGTTGATTCATCAAAAGAATCTGACGGAATTGCCAACCCTGCCTTTGAACGTATTCCGCAACAAATTCTAGACGGTCAAACGCTGAACATTGATGTCATTTCAGGTGCAACCGTCAGTAGCCAAGCCGTGCTTGATGGTGTTGCTAACGCAGTTGATCTCGCCGGTGGTAACTCTGAAGCGTTACGCTGTAAAGCAAGAGAAGCGGTTGAGTGGTCAACAAAAACGATTGAAGAGACCGTTGATATTGTGGTTGTTGGCGGCGGTGGTGCCGGTTTAAGTGCAACATTGACAGCCATGGATAAAGGCAAATCAGTCATTTTACTTGAAAAGTTCCCTGCGATTGGTGGTAACACCGTCCGTACGGGGGGATGGGTCAATGCGGCAGAACCTGCGTGGCAGGGTGAGTTTGCAGCGTTACCCGGTGAAAAAGAGACGTTAATGCAGCTCGCCAATACACCTGAGTCTGAGTTTGTTGACGAATATTTAGCAGACTTTAGAACACTGAAATCTCAGTTAGATGGCTATTTCACTGATATAGAGTCAGGCAAACAGTACCTCTTTGATTCAGTTGAACTGCACCGGATTCAAACCTATCTGGGCGGTAAACGTACCGACCTCAATGGTGAATCGATTTATGGTCAATATGATCTTGTAGAGACGTTAACGTCTCGTTCAATGGAGTCAATTGATTGGCTGACTGAGAAGGGCATCGATTTTGATCGCAGTGTTGTTGAAATCCCAGTCGGCGCATTATGGCGTCGGGCACATAAACCAAAACGCCAGAAAGGTGTTGAGTTTGTGGACAAGCTATCAAAACGTATTCAGGAGCAGAACGGTCGCATTATCACTGATACTCGCGCAACTGATCTGATGGTTGAAGATGGCAAAGTTGTTGGTATCAAAGCGGTACAGGCCGATGGTACAGAACTGATTCTGCATGTGAATAATGGTGTGGTTATGGCTTCTGGTGGTTTTGGCGCAAATACGCAAATGATCAAGAAGTACAACACCTACTGGAAAGAAATTGCTGACGATATCAAAACAACTAACTCACCAGCACTGGTTGGTGACGGTATTGAGATTGGCGAAAAAGCAGGTGCAGATCTTGTCGGTATGGGCTTTGTTCAGTTGATGCCAATTGGTGATCCAAAATCAGGTGCATTGCTGACAGGCTTGATTGTGCCACCTGAAAACTTTGTGTTTGTGAACCAACAGGGCAAACGCTTTGTTGATGAGTGTGGAAGTCGAGATGTGTTATCTGCATCCTTCTTCGATAACGGTGGTCTCGTTTATATGATTGCCGATGAGAATATTCGTCACACTGCGGCAAATACTTCAGATGAAACTATCGAGCGAGAAATCAAAGAAGGCACCATTATTAAAGCGGACACGATTGAAGAGTTAGCTGAAAAAATTGGTGTGCCGGCAGAGACATTGTCGAACACCATCGCTCAGTACAATCATTGTGTAGAGCAAGGGCATGATCCTGAGTTTAATAAGAGTGCATTTGGCCTCAAAGTGGCACAGGCTCCGTTTTATGCCACACCACGTCAACCGTCAGTTCACCACACCATGGGTGGCTTGAAGATTGATACACAGGCGCGTGTCATTGGTAAAGATGGCAATGTTATCCAAGGCTTATACGCTGCCGGTGAAGTCGCAGGTGGTATCCATGCCGGGAACCGCTTAGGGGGCAACGCATTGATTGATATCTTCACATATGGTCGTATTGCGGGTGCAAATGCAGCCAATCGGGTGTAG
- a CDS encoding FAD:protein FMN transferase encodes MNMNSYSARFEMMGTFIDLVVYHPDGEQLIKDAYVQLKDYATRFTVNQADSELMRVNQNAGIAPVVVAPDLFELIKLGQYYSEDMTTPFNIAIGPLVKTWRIGFQEATVPSPEVIDEKLALVDPTQIMLNEQEHSVFLRQTGMEIDLGAIAKGYFADQVKQKLTDAGVASGFISLGGNVLTIGHSPKNANQAWNVGIQNPLSQRGDVIRIVPLQGMSMVTSGINERFFELNSQRYHHLLDGKTGMPISTDIASLTIISERSVDGEIWSTAGFLPSASQSIRFLNMIEGIEAVVVSIQGEVMTTSGFVGRTQ; translated from the coding sequence ATGAACATGAATAGCTATAGCGCAAGATTTGAAATGATGGGGACCTTTATTGATTTGGTGGTCTACCATCCAGACGGTGAGCAGCTCATCAAAGATGCGTACGTTCAATTAAAGGATTACGCGACTCGATTTACCGTAAATCAAGCCGATTCTGAGTTGATGCGCGTCAATCAAAATGCCGGTATTGCGCCTGTCGTGGTGGCCCCAGATCTGTTTGAGCTGATCAAGCTCGGCCAATACTATAGTGAAGATATGACGACCCCTTTCAATATTGCCATTGGCCCTTTGGTCAAAACATGGCGCATTGGGTTCCAAGAAGCGACGGTGCCGTCGCCAGAGGTCATTGACGAAAAACTGGCATTAGTTGACCCAACTCAGATTATGTTGAATGAGCAAGAGCACTCCGTGTTCCTTCGTCAAACCGGGATGGAAATCGATCTGGGCGCGATTGCAAAAGGTTATTTTGCTGACCAAGTGAAGCAAAAGCTGACAGATGCGGGGGTGGCGTCCGGCTTTATCAGCCTGGGAGGCAATGTGCTCACAATCGGACATTCACCAAAGAATGCCAATCAGGCTTGGAACGTGGGGATTCAGAATCCATTGTCTCAACGAGGTGATGTGATACGGATTGTTCCGTTGCAAGGGATGTCGATGGTCACCTCTGGTATCAATGAACGTTTCTTCGAATTAAATAGCCAGCGTTATCACCACTTGTTGGACGGGAAAACAGGGATGCCGATTTCAACCGATATTGCGAGTCTGACGATTATTTCCGAGCGTTCTGTGGATGGCGAGATTTGGAGTACTGCGGGTTTTCTTCCCTCAGCGTCGCAATCGATCCGCTTTCTAAACATGATCGAAGGGATTGAGGCGGTTGTTGTTTCAATACAAGGAGAGGTAATGACGACCAGTGGATTCGTCGGACGAACGCAGTGA